Sequence from the Herbaspirillum sp. meg3 genome:
ACGATATCGTGATCTACAAGGCCATCGGCATCGGTCTGGAAGACGTGGCGCTGGCGGGTCTGGCGTACCGCAAGGCTGCTGCGCAAAACGGCTGGTGAGGTCGTTGCTGCCGTAAAGAATCGACGTAAGGCAGAGAAGACAAGAAGACAGCGGCTTGCGGGCCGCTGTTTTTTTGCGGCGGCTATCGAGCAAAGACCGGCCGCAACCTCTTCCTCCTACGCCAGCTTGGGACACTGTCCGATGCCGGTCGCAGCGCGTCTTGACTACAGTAATGGATGTCAACACGGAAGGAGCACACCATGCCTAATCCCCCAATCCCTCAGAGCAAGTCCGATGCATCATCCTCCGCGTCACCCAATCCGGACCGCGAATATGGGGACTCCACCGAGAGCAAACTCGACCACAGCAAGCCGCCGCATCATGACAAAACGGCGGCGAACCAGAAGCACAAGGACGAGCCGCAACTCTCCGTCGGCAAGCCCTGAGCAGTGATTGTTTCATTGCGGCAAGCGGGGGCGCAGATGGACGCATGCTCCATGACAGACGCACTTCACAGGAGTAAGCTGATCCTCGTAAGGCCTGCCTGCGTCCACCTGTCTTTCCCTCTGGGCGCGCAGCCAGAAGCCTGAAGGAGAACATCATGCGTAATCAAGATGCCGTTCGCCCGACTCCAGTGTTTCGCTTCACGGCCCCTCTTCCGCCGAAATCTCCCGCTGCGGAAGAAACCTTCGATCCCGATCACGAATACCAAGACTCCACCGAAACCCGGCTCGATCACACCCGGCCGCCGCACCATGACGACGCGGCAGGCAAGCTGAAAAAACATAAGGAAGAGCCGCAGATTTCGATCGGCGATGCGTAGGGTTTGTTCGCTGCCCGAGGGTGCGGGAGTTGGTCTTATGCCGCCGCGCGCGCCAGCGTAATCGCCTGCTCAGGACAAGCCGTCACGCATAGTCCGCAAGCGCGGCAGGCATCGGCGTTGGGGGTGTAGGCGACCTGCATGCCGTGTACACGCAGCTTCAGTTTGTTGAGCAAACCGAGCGGTTCGTAGTCCGCATCGTCGATGCGGCGAATCGTGAAGACATTTTCAGGGCAAACTAGGGCCTGTTGCCCGTGAATTTGCGAGATGCGTTCCGATCAGAAAGCGTGCTGGCAAGGCGCGTGGCGTAGCAGGTGGCGGGCCCACCTGCAAGCCATGCAACGCCGCCAGCGCGCTTTCTGGTCGGAACCCTTCGGGAACGGCTGCAGGCGTCGCCTGCCGTTGTTGCAGCTCCTTGCCGTAGCACCGCTACGACGCGTCGCTGCGCCTAGGCAGTCAACGCCTGCCGCGCGTTCGCACTCGCAAATTCACGGGCAGCAGGCCCTGGACAATCGCCCTTCCCTTCACAACGCTTTAAATTGACCACCGGCACAATGATGCCGGGAGGCTGCTTGCAGCCGGTCGTTGTTGAGTTTTTGTTCATGGTGTTCTTTCCGCCGACCGGCTTTGATTTGATATGGGCGGCTTAGACGCTGCCAGGTGTTTGCGGGGGATTGGGCGGCACCTCTTTCGTGTCGACATCGCCACGATGCCAGCCGCCGCGGAATCGGCCAAAGCCGCGCATGCCTTCCTTGAACTTCTTGCGTTCTTCTTCACTCATCTGCTCCCAGCGCTGACGCCGGTCATGGCAACCGCCACGGCCGCGGAAGCCGCCGAACAGGATCTTGCACAGCACGAATAATCCCAGTGCCTGTAGATAGTCGATCTGGTGTGCGCCGGAGAACAGGGACGGCATCAGCCAGTTCCACAACGACATGACGACAAAGCCGAGCGCGGCGACGCCGGCGATGATGAAGACCAGGATCTTCCAGAATTTACGTTTGCAGTGCATGGGGCCGTTCATTTTTTCCTCCGTACAGATGAGTCAGATTAAAGATGGAATTCAAGGTGCCGTCGCAGATGGTGAATTGCAGATCGCGACTACAAATTGAACTCGTCATATAGGGTTTGCAGGCGTGACCGCAGATGCAGTACCGCATAGCGTTTGCGCCCCAGCAGCGTGTTGATGCTCACGCCGCTTTCGGCGGCCAGTTCTTTAAAGCTGCGCCGCTCCAGCTCATGCGCGATAAAGACTTCGCGTTGCTCCGGCGGCAGTTCTTCCAGCGCGTCCTGCAACTCGGCCAGCAGCATGGAGCGCGCATAAGCGGCTTCCGGGCCGGCGTCGGTGTCAGGCAGCATTTGTTCGAGCCAGCCATCGTCGTCGTCTTCCGCATCGGCGGAAGCGTCCGGCAGGGCTTGCTCTTTCTTCTTGCGAAAACGATCGATGATGCGGTTGCGCGCCACTCGAAACAGCCACGCACCGACTTGTTCGATCGGTTCGGGCAGACGGCAGGCTTCCACCAGTTCGAAAAACACATCCTGCAAAATGTCCTCTGCCTCGCTCGGGTCGGGTACCCGCGTGCGAATGAAGTTGCGCAGCCGCACGCGCTCGCGCAGGACGGTGTCGGTGATGTGTTTATCGTTTTGAGCCATCGTCGGTTCCATGCTGTGAAGACGGATCACAGCGGCGGATATTGTGAGAACGGCAAAATAATCTGAAGGCGGTGTTTCCAGACCGTAAATGGTGCGTCATTCTAAGGGAGAAAATAAGAGGTCCACAGCAAAGTCATCGTCGTCTGTATCGCCGATCAACACGTCGATCGCGACCACTTTTCCGGCCTGAGTCGCAAAGTCTGAAAACCGGTGTGGATGCGGCTTTGCGGCCGGATTGTTGTCGACATTGCCACGAATGTTGTCGATGTTATTACGCTTGGGACAAAATGCGTTGTGTTTTTATTCAGGCTTTCTCATAAAAGCTGCCGGAAGCGTGTTTGGGGGATGTACAGTTGCGCCGGATCGTTTTACATTCTCGGATTGAGGGCGATTTTTCAGGGGTGTATTTCGGAAGCTGTATTTCAAAAGCTGGATAAAAGCGGCATACAAGCTGAATAACAACGGGAAAAAGCGGCGATGACAGTTTTGCGGGCGGACGTCAGCGATAAACACGGTTTCGGCATCGGCCTCAGCGGCGGTGCGGGAGCGACCGTATCCTTACGCCTTCCCGGACATCCCATGAGCGAGCCCGACGAACGTCTGGGCCGCCTGCTGTGGAACATCACTTCGCTGGCCGGCCTGCTTTGCGATGCGCCGATCACCATGATCTCGCAATTGCAGGGCGAATTCGATTGCTCCGAACGCGGAGCCTTGACGATGACGGCTGCCGTTGCCCTTGACAGCGGTGTCGATCATCGCCGCCAATGGTGGCGTTTTGCAGGACAGTCGAGCGTGGTGTGCAGCACCGCCGACTTCAGCCTCTGCGAAACCGCCGTCACCACACCCGACCGTATTACCGAAATCGGCGACCTTCGCCTCGACAGCCGTTGCGCCGATCTGGCCATGTTGAAGACCGTGCCCGAGGCGCGCTTCTATGCGGCGATCCCACTGAGCGATCAACACGGTGAACTCATCGGGACGCTATGCGTACTTGACCGCGTGCCGCGCCGTCTTACATCGCATCAGCGCGATGGCTTGCGCCTGCTGGCCCAGCAGTTCATGGAACAGTTGGAAATGCATCGCGATATGCAGCAGTTGCAGCGCCAGACGCTGACCGATGCGTTGACCGGCGTCGGCAATCGCCGCGGGTTTGATCGCCGCCTGCACGAAGAATGGTCGCGCCATATTCGTAGTGGCGCCGCCTTGTCGCTGCTGATGATCGATGTCGACAAGTTCAAGCAATACAACGATGTCTACGGCCATCCGGCCGGCGACGTCATCCTGAATCTGCTGTGCGAGTTGCTGCGCATGCCGCTGCGCGCCAGCGACTTCGTGGCGCGCTACGGCGGCGACGAGTTTTCCATCATCCTGCCCAATACGCCGCAGGCGGGTGCGCAACTGGTGGTGGATCGGATTCAGACCATGCTGACGACGGCGCAGTGGCCGAACTGCATGGTGACCGTCAGCGTCGGCATCGCCACGCTGGAGCCGGAAGAAGCCTGTGATTTCGCCACGCTGCTGGCACGTGCCGATCAG
This genomic interval carries:
- a CDS encoding RNA polymerase sigma factor; the encoded protein is MEPTMAQNDKHITDTVLRERVRLRNFIRTRVPDPSEAEDILQDVFFELVEACRLPEPIEQVGAWLFRVARNRIIDRFRKKKEQALPDASADAEDDDDGWLEQMLPDTDAGPEAAYARSMLLAELQDALEELPPEQREVFIAHELERRSFKELAAESGVSINTLLGRKRYAVLHLRSRLQTLYDEFNL
- a CDS encoding sensor domain-containing diguanylate cyclase; translated protein: MTVLRADVSDKHGFGIGLSGGAGATVSLRLPGHPMSEPDERLGRLLWNITSLAGLLCDAPITMISQLQGEFDCSERGALTMTAAVALDSGVDHRRQWWRFAGQSSVVCSTADFSLCETAVTTPDRITEIGDLRLDSRCADLAMLKTVPEARFYAAIPLSDQHGELIGTLCVLDRVPRRLTSHQRDGLRLLAQQFMEQLEMHRDMQQLQRQTLTDALTGVGNRRGFDRRLHEEWSRHIRSGAALSLLMIDVDKFKQYNDVYGHPAGDVILNLLCELLRMPLRASDFVARYGGDEFSIILPNTPQAGAQLVVDRIQTMLTTAQWPNCMVTVSVGIATLEPEEACDFATLLARADQAMYLCKRSRREADKRD